Proteins found in one Methylophilaceae bacterium genomic segment:
- a CDS encoding type II toxin-antitoxin system prevent-host-death family antitoxin: MRVSIQEFKSHLSRYVSDAQSGLLIELTSHRKVVAKVIGVPPSDVTGVSRLLASGAATWQGGKPIGASLKLNAYHKSVSAMVLEDRR; encoded by the coding sequence ATGCGCGTTTCCATACAAGAATTCAAGTCACATTTATCTCGCTATGTGAGTGATGCGCAGTCTGGATTGCTAATTGAACTAACATCCCATCGCAAGGTGGTGGCTAAAGTGATTGGTGTTCCGCCAAGTGATGTTACGGGTGTTTCACGGCTTTTAGCTTCAGGAGCTGCAACTTGGCAGGGTGGTAAGCCAATTGGCGCTTCATTAAAGTTAAATGCATATCACAAATCAGTTTCTGCGATGGTGCTGGAAGATAGAAGATGA
- a CDS encoding glycosyltransferase family 4 protein produces the protein MAKLKPSICFILTTDFSVKAFLLAHIKALSAHFDITVVTNTNNPNFLIELGIPVKVIPLNIARNIHLLADAKSLLALINLFYNMRFDAVHSVTPKAGLLAMLAAWMVRVPLRVHMFTGQVWASKSGIKRLILKWVDCLIAALTTHNLVDSPSQLQFLIDERVTKQAKSTVFAKGSISGVDLARFKTDVEQKLAIRKQLKIADNQLVFLFIGRLNIDKGVLDLAHAFAQLNDENLHLLFVGPDEQNMRAEIINLQNNKKNVHFVGHTDKPEAFMAAADVLCLPSYREGFGAVLIEAAACGVPAIASRIYGITDAVVDNQTGLLHPPRDVNAIKGLMACIASNEALRHALGEQARQRVSKDFSSELITQTWVDFYQYKLGTS, from the coding sequence GTGGCTAAGTTAAAACCATCAATTTGTTTTATATTGACAACTGATTTTTCAGTAAAAGCTTTTCTATTAGCGCACATAAAAGCATTATCAGCGCATTTTGATATTACGGTAGTGACTAACACCAATAATCCAAATTTCTTAATAGAGCTTGGTATTCCTGTTAAAGTAATTCCACTTAATATTGCGCGGAATATACATCTGCTGGCAGATGCGAAGAGTTTATTAGCGCTCATTAACTTGTTTTATAACATGCGTTTTGATGCGGTGCATTCGGTTACACCAAAAGCAGGGTTGTTGGCTATGTTGGCTGCTTGGATGGTGCGAGTTCCTTTGAGGGTGCATATGTTTACAGGGCAGGTTTGGGCTTCAAAAAGTGGTATTAAGCGCCTTATATTAAAGTGGGTTGATTGTTTAATTGCGGCATTAACTACGCATAATTTAGTTGATAGTCCTTCGCAGTTGCAATTTTTGATAGATGAAAGAGTTACAAAACAAGCTAAATCTACTGTTTTTGCTAAAGGTTCTATTTCAGGTGTTGATCTGGCTAGATTTAAGACAGACGTTGAACAAAAGCTGGCTATTCGCAAACAATTAAAAATTGCAGATAATCAGCTTGTTTTTCTGTTTATTGGGCGTTTAAACATTGATAAAGGTGTTTTAGACCTTGCACATGCTTTTGCACAACTTAATGATGAAAATCTACACTTATTGTTTGTTGGTCCTGATGAACAGAATATGCGGGCTGAAATAATCAATCTACAAAACAACAAAAAGAATGTACATTTTGTTGGGCATACAGATAAACCAGAAGCTTTTATGGCGGCTGCAGATGTGTTGTGTTTGCCGAGCTATCGTGAAGGGTTTGGTGCTGTATTAATAGAGGCGGCTGCTTGTGGTGTTCCTGCAATTGCTTCTCGCATTTATGGTATTACTGATGCTGTGGTGGATAATCAAACAGGGTTACTACATCCGCCACGTGATGTTAACGCGATTAAAGGCTTAATGGCGTGTATTGCTAGCAATGAAGCGTTGAGGCATGCGTTAGGTGAGCAGGCAAGACAGCGTGTAAGTAAAGATTTTAGTAGCGAACTGATTACGCAGACATGGGTCGATTTCTATCAATATAAATTAGGTACATCATGA
- a CDS encoding NAD-dependent epimerase/dehydratase family protein has protein sequence MNQAIAISGASGFIGRKVVEHHLNSNNEVRYLTRTDRQAISKANACIGDVNSCVSQLLPFLSNVNTFYHCAGEINDESQMRSTHVLGTANLLKVVEQLHSENKEIFHWIQLSSCGAYGQVYSHPSDARYVDEYTIESPNGEYERTKTESDQLIINFAEKHDWFKYTIIRPTIVFGQGMRSAAIARLSNLIKRRFFFYVGNKNAVANYVHVEDVVSAMILSSQKTVAYNQTFIVSNDCKFSDFINAIADTLAVSRPRLVLNELILRKLLNIVGKWVKLPISNAYIDVMMRQTYYSNNKLKKYLKWSPKASVLIQLREYIGTKSG, from the coding sequence ATGAATCAAGCAATTGCAATTTCTGGCGCATCTGGCTTTATAGGCAGAAAAGTGGTCGAGCATCATTTAAACTCTAACAACGAGGTTCGTTATCTTACGCGCACAGATAGGCAGGCTATTTCTAAAGCCAATGCTTGTATTGGAGATGTGAACTCTTGTGTTAGTCAACTGCTACCATTTCTAAGCAACGTAAACACTTTTTATCACTGCGCTGGCGAGATTAATGATGAGTCTCAAATGCGAAGTACACATGTTCTTGGCACCGCTAATTTATTAAAAGTTGTTGAACAGTTGCATTCGGAAAATAAAGAAATTTTTCATTGGATTCAGTTAAGTAGCTGTGGTGCATACGGTCAAGTGTATTCACACCCATCTGATGCGCGTTATGTGGATGAATATACGATAGAGAGTCCTAATGGAGAATATGAGCGTACAAAAACAGAGTCTGATCAATTAATAATAAACTTTGCTGAAAAGCACGACTGGTTTAAATATACGATTATTCGACCTACCATTGTTTTTGGTCAGGGTATGAGGAGTGCTGCTATTGCGCGCTTATCTAATTTGATTAAAAGAAGGTTTTTTTTCTATGTGGGCAATAAAAATGCAGTGGCAAACTATGTACATGTAGAGGATGTTGTGAGCGCAATGATATTATCTAGCCAAAAGACGGTGGCATATAACCAAACGTTTATTGTTTCAAATGATTGTAAGTTTAGTGATTTCATTAATGCTATCGCTGATACATTGGCTGTATCAAGACCACGATTAGTATTGAATGAATTGATATTGCGAAAGCTCTTGAATATAGTGGGGAAGTGGGTAAAGTTGCCTATTAGCAATGCTTATATTGATGTGATGATGCGACAAACATATTATAGTAATAATAAGTTAAAAAAATACCTCAAATGGTCACCGAAAGCTTCGGTATTGATACAGTTGAGAGAATATATAGGCACTAAAAGTGGCTAA
- a CDS encoding glycosyltransferase, which yields MKKSKTNLQPIACIGLFVYNGENYLEESIKSLLSQSFESFELIISDNASSDGTQNICEKYALLDSRIRYYRQETNIGIFNNFRFVKEKGTHAKYFMWAAHDDLWDKNWLEVLIANFKVGDLSLRGTVININENGSTLWKTNIQSFKKNQVVKTFLDNESHGRGFYWYGLFDNQLLQKIDLTSLDNVFGSDTYFITSLVQYGNLRVVEGTNQYYRQHTMSTTKKFSKDWLGLRRYIYHTFPISPYLYCLRIVKPKYKPLILLAIPIKYVKSIFLQIIKLLRLIFTGRKY from the coding sequence ATGAAAAAATCCAAAACTAATTTGCAACCCATTGCATGCATAGGGCTATTTGTATACAACGGTGAAAACTATTTAGAAGAATCTATCAAATCTTTGCTTTCTCAATCCTTTGAAAGTTTTGAGCTAATTATTTCAGATAATGCTTCAAGTGATGGTACTCAGAACATTTGCGAAAAATACGCATTACTAGATAGCCGAATTAGATATTATAGACAAGAAACAAATATAGGTATTTTTAATAACTTCAGATTTGTGAAAGAAAAAGGGACGCATGCCAAATATTTCATGTGGGCAGCGCATGATGACTTATGGGATAAGAATTGGCTTGAGGTGTTAATTGCTAATTTCAAAGTTGGCGATTTATCTTTAAGAGGAACTGTAATTAATATAAATGAAAATGGTTCCACATTGTGGAAAACTAATATTCAATCATTTAAAAAAAATCAAGTTGTTAAAACTTTTTTAGATAATGAATCTCATGGTAGAGGATTTTACTGGTATGGACTATTTGATAATCAATTATTACAAAAAATTGATCTTACTTCATTAGATAATGTTTTTGGTTCAGATACCTATTTTATTACAAGTTTAGTACAGTACGGTAACTTAAGAGTTGTTGAAGGTACTAATCAATACTATCGACAGCATACGATGAGTACAACAAAAAAGTTTTCTAAGGACTGGCTAGGCTTGAGAAGGTACATATATCATACGTTCCCAATCAGTCCATATCTTTATTGTTTAAGAATTGTTAAACCAAAGTATAAACCATTAATATTATTAGCAATACCTATTAAGTATGTGAAAAGTATTTTTCTACAAATAATCAAATTATTGCGTCTAATTTTTACCGGGCGTAAGTATTAG
- a CDS encoding oligosaccharide flippase family protein: protein MLKRNIIFNFLGNGYVVILQFALVPFLLKYLGAEAYGLVGVYLTLLASISMLDMGLSPALSRELARLSALPNSVHLIRSTVTTLESIYFFISLTIIIFFYLTSSFIAEHWLIQNQLPKALITDCLILMGSQCSLQFLTNYYNNGLVGLQQMARANIVLSINHTIRAFAGLSVLIFLPPNLTNYFFSQLLATFIGLLLTAYSLYCVLPIDEVRSRAQLSLISYIKGRFSIERFNATKKFAAGMAVISTCSILVMQADKIILSKLIPLDEFGYYTIAVSIAVTIAGGAGLISKAVLPRLTQLVATHNTETIKKVYLNSSSLVAWVILPLSGLLIIFSQEFLTLYLGSEHKAVIVAPVFSLLMIGYAIHSLQYIPYALSLAYGWTRYGINVSLVSMLLMPISILGALKYGVLGAAAGWVIISILYLCFTLNYLHKNILSGLMWLFYKKVSLPILILIICVLLLIKKQGV, encoded by the coding sequence TTGCTAAAGCGTAATATTATTTTCAATTTTTTGGGTAATGGCTATGTAGTAATATTGCAATTTGCTCTAGTCCCCTTTTTATTAAAGTATTTAGGGGCTGAGGCTTATGGTTTAGTGGGGGTTTATTTAACTTTGCTTGCATCTATCAGCATGTTAGATATGGGGCTTTCACCTGCACTTTCTAGAGAGTTGGCAAGATTGTCTGCATTACCAAACTCTGTACATTTGATCCGTTCAACAGTCACAACATTAGAGAGTATCTATTTTTTTATATCATTAACTATCATCATATTTTTTTATCTTACCTCATCTTTTATAGCTGAGCATTGGTTAATTCAAAATCAATTGCCTAAAGCGCTCATTACAGACTGTTTGATATTGATGGGGTCTCAATGTTCTCTGCAATTTCTAACTAATTATTACAACAACGGCCTAGTTGGATTACAACAAATGGCAAGGGCAAATATTGTCTTATCAATAAACCATACAATTCGTGCATTTGCAGGGTTAAGCGTCTTAATATTCTTACCACCTAATTTAACCAACTATTTTTTTAGCCAGCTATTGGCTACTTTTATTGGGTTATTGTTAACCGCATATTCTCTATATTGCGTACTGCCTATTGATGAAGTCAGGAGTAGAGCTCAATTAAGTTTAATCTCTTATATTAAAGGGAGATTTAGTATTGAAAGATTCAATGCTACTAAAAAATTCGCTGCTGGAATGGCGGTGATAAGTACATGCTCGATCTTAGTCATGCAAGCAGATAAAATTATTTTGAGTAAATTAATTCCCCTTGATGAATTTGGGTACTATACGATAGCCGTTAGTATTGCAGTAACTATTGCAGGTGGTGCCGGCCTTATTTCAAAGGCGGTTCTTCCTCGCCTGACGCAGTTAGTCGCAACGCATAATACAGAGACTATAAAAAAAGTTTACTTAAATTCATCATCTTTAGTCGCATGGGTTATATTGCCGCTTTCCGGATTGCTCATTATTTTTAGCCAGGAGTTTTTAACATTGTATTTAGGAAGTGAGCATAAGGCGGTAATAGTTGCGCCAGTTTTCTCTTTATTAATGATTGGTTACGCAATTCACAGCCTACAGTATATCCCTTATGCATTAAGCTTGGCTTATGGTTGGACTAGGTATGGGATAAATGTATCTTTGGTTAGCATGCTTTTAATGCCAATTTCTATTTTAGGCGCATTAAAATATGGTGTCTTGGGCGCGGCTGCTGGATGGGTCATTATTAGTATTTTATATTTGTGTTTTACTTTAAATTACCTGCACAAAAATATTCTTAGCGGCTTAATGTGGCTCTTTTATAAAAAGGTAAGTTTACCAATATTAATACTGATTATATGTGTGCTGCTGTTAATAAAAAAACAAGGCGTTTAG
- a CDS encoding cephalosporin hydroxylase family protein produces the protein MNEIEKFKTEVAQNIESLKSDKDVQALSRIWIREISPHKYAYNFSWLGRPAIQFPQDQVALQELIWEIKPDLIIETGIAHGGSLVFSASMLALLDMSDAIESGKSFDPNDSKRKVLGLDIDIRDHNRTAIEAHPMSSRIQMIQGSSIDVNIVSQVHEIAKSFKKILVCLDSNHTHDHVLAELEAYAGLTSKGSYCIVYDTAVEDMPESLSDNRPWGPGNNPKTAVWEYLKTHPEFEIDKSIESKLLITVAPDGYLKRIK, from the coding sequence ATGAATGAAATAGAAAAATTCAAAACTGAAGTGGCTCAAAACATTGAAAGTTTGAAAAGCGATAAGGATGTTCAGGCATTATCAAGAATATGGATAAGAGAAATAAGTCCACATAAATATGCCTATAACTTTAGTTGGTTAGGTAGGCCTGCTATTCAATTTCCTCAGGATCAAGTTGCGCTACAAGAGCTTATATGGGAAATTAAACCAGATTTGATTATTGAGACAGGAATCGCTCATGGCGGATCACTTGTTTTTAGTGCGTCAATGCTCGCGCTATTAGACATGAGCGATGCAATAGAGTCGGGAAAGTCTTTTGATCCAAACGATTCTAAAAGAAAAGTACTTGGACTAGATATTGATATACGTGACCACAATAGAACTGCGATCGAAGCACATCCAATGTCATCGAGAATACAAATGATTCAGGGATCTTCAATAGATGTAAATATAGTTTCGCAAGTACATGAAATTGCAAAATCATTTAAAAAAATTCTTGTTTGCCTCGATTCTAATCATACGCATGACCATGTCTTGGCCGAATTAGAGGCTTATGCAGGGTTAACCAGCAAAGGTAGTTACTGTATTGTTTATGATACAGCGGTTGAAGATATGCCTGAAAGTCTCTCTGATAATCGTCCTTGGGGACCTGGAAATAATCCTAAAACAGCAGTATGGGAATATTTGAAAACACATCCAGAGTTTGAAATAGATAAATCTATAGAAAGTAAATTGCTTATTACAGTAGCCCCTGATGGCTATTTAAAAAGAATTAAATAA
- a CDS encoding WbqC family protein, whose product MKLVISQPMFLPWVGFFEQIKLCDTYVNYDDVQYSKGSFTNRVQVKSENGSQWMTVPLKKVHLGQPINEVEINNLQGWKSKHLDLLKSCYKDAPFYSEMISIVEHLYGKEWLSIGQLSQASLDAICQYFKLHEGKQFLDIASLKIEGASSDRVLSIALKLGATEYITGHGASKYLDHNIFENKGIKVEYMDYQKTEYPQLFGQFNPYVSILDLIANVGKEGIEYINSGTKYWKGFLNE is encoded by the coding sequence GTGAAATTGGTAATATCACAACCGATGTTCTTACCCTGGGTAGGTTTTTTTGAACAAATAAAACTTTGTGACACGTATGTTAACTACGATGATGTTCAATACTCTAAAGGAAGCTTTACAAATAGAGTGCAGGTTAAGTCTGAAAACGGTAGCCAGTGGATGACAGTTCCTCTAAAAAAGGTACATCTTGGTCAACCCATCAATGAAGTTGAAATCAACAATTTACAAGGCTGGAAAAGTAAACACCTTGATTTGTTAAAAAGTTGCTACAAAGATGCACCTTTTTATTCCGAGATGATTTCTATAGTTGAGCACTTGTATGGAAAAGAATGGCTATCAATAGGACAGCTATCACAAGCGAGCCTAGATGCTATCTGTCAATATTTCAAGTTGCATGAAGGTAAGCAGTTCTTAGATATAGCATCACTAAAAATTGAGGGAGCAAGCTCAGATAGAGTGTTATCAATTGCACTTAAACTTGGTGCCACTGAATATATTACAGGCCATGGAGCTAGCAAGTATTTAGACCATAATATATTTGAAAATAAAGGAATTAAAGTTGAATACATGGATTACCAAAAAACAGAGTACCCGCAGCTGTTTGGACAATTTAACCCATATGTAAGCATACTGGATTTGATAGCAAACGTGGGAAAAGAAGGAATTGAATATATTAATTCTGGAACTAAATATTGGAAAGGTTTTTTAAATGAATGA